From Anaerolineae bacterium:
TGCGGCCGGCGGAGCCGGCATTCCTGCAGGGCCTGCGCCGGCTGTGCGATGAGCGCGGCGCGCTCCTGATTTTCGACGAGATACAGACCGGCATGGGCCGCACGGGCAAGATGCTGGCGCTGGAACACGCCGGCGTGGTGCCGGATATCCTCTGCCTGGGCAAGGGCATCGGCGGCGGCGTGCCCATGGGTGCCATTGTCCTGGGGCCGAAGGTCGCCCCGCTGAAGCCCGGCCTGCACGGCTCGACTTTCGGCGGCAATCCGCTGGCCTGCGCGGCCTCCTTGGCCACCCTGCAGGTGCTGGAGGAAGAGGGGCTTCCCCAGCGCGCCGCAGAGAAGGGGGCCTATGCCTTTCGCCGGCTGGAAGCGCTTCACGACGCGCCGATGGTGCGGGAAATCCGCGGCCTGGGCCTGATGATCGGCATCGAGCTGAAGTGCAAATCGCGGCCGTATCTCGATGTACTGCATGAGAGGGGCATTATGGCCCTGCCGGCCGGCCCCACCGTTGTGCGCCTCCTGCCGCCGCTGATGATCCCCGATGATGATCTGGAGTACGTTCTGGATACCGTCATAGACGTCCTCGGCCAGACGCTGCAGGTGGGCGATGAGGAAGATGATTGACCCGGTCTCCCTCCTCCAGGAGATGGTGCGCATATACAGCCCGACCGGCCAGGAGAGCGAGCTGGCCGGCCTGCTCGTCTCGCGCATGCAGGAGCTGGGCCTGCGGGCCTACCTGGACGAGGTGGGGAACGCCGTCGGCGAGCTGGGGGAGGGCCGGCGCACCCTGATGTTGTTGGGGCATATGGACACGGTGAGCGGGTATATCCCGGTGCGCCTGGAGGAGGGCCGGCTGTACGGCCGAGGGGCAGTGGATGCCAAAGGCCCCTTGGCGGCATTCATCATGGCGGCGGCGCGCCAGGGCCCGCCGGCGGACTGCCGGCTCATCATCGTCGGCGCGGTGGAAGAGGAAGGGTGCTCGCGCGGCGCCCATCATCTGGTGCCGCGCTATCGTCCTGATGCAGTGATCATCGGGGAGCCCAGCGGGTGGGAACATATTACGCTGGGATACAAGGGGACGCTGTCGGTGAATTACCGTTTGCGCCGGCCGCGCGGACATACCGCCGGCCAGGGCGAGACGCCGGCGGAGTGCGCTGTGGCCTTCTGGAACGCGGTGGCCGACTATACCTCCGCCTGGAACGCCGGCAAAGCGCGCCAGTTCGACATGCTGACCCCGACGCTGGTCTCCATCTGCACAGAGAGCGACGGCTTTCAGGAGCAGGTGGAGATGCATATCAACCTGCGCTGGCCGCTGGGGGTAGACATCGAGGAAGTGCGGGCATGGATAGAGGAGCGCGCCGCGCCGGCGGAGCTCACTTTCGGGACTTGCGAGCCCCCGTATCGGGCGGATAAGAACACGCCGCTGGTGCGGGCGTTCCTGCAGGGGATACGGGCGGTGGGGGGCACTCCCCGCTTCAAGCTGAAGACCGGCACCTCGGACATGAACGTGGTGGGGCCGGCGTGGGAATGCCCCATCGCGGCGTACGGTCCTGGCGATTCCAACCTGGACCATACGCCGGAGGAACACATCCTGATCGAGGATTATCTGCGGGCCATCGCGGTGCTGGAGCAGGTTCTGGCGCGCTGGTGAGCGAAAACTCCCCGGGCATCCCCGGGGAGTTCGTGTTTACAGGGCTGTCAGATATATTACGGCTCGGGGACCACGGCGAGGCCGGTGGTGCCGGGGCCCGAATGCACGCCCAGCGCCGGCGACAGCTCGGACACCAGCGACTCGACGCACTGGAAGGCCCGTTCCACTTTGCGGCGCAGTTCCTGGACTTCCTCGGGCGCGGCGGCATGTATGTAGGCGACTTTCAGGCGCGCGCCGGCGCCGAAGCGCTCTGTCAGGAGGGAGATCATCTTGTCATAGGCGCGGGAGCGACTGCGCGCCTGGCCGTAAGCGGTGATCTCGCCGTCCTCCATCCCGATCAGCGGCTTGACGTTCAGCAGGGTTCCCACCAGGTGGATGGCGCGCCCGATGCGGCCCCCCATGTACAGATACTTGAGGGTATCCGCGGTCTGGATCATCATGGCGCGCGCCGCCGTCTGGCGGGTGATTTCGATGACACGCTGGAGGCTGGCGCCGGCCAGCGCCGCCCGCGCCGCCTCGATCACCGACCAGCCCTGGGCCATGGCCACTTGACGCGTGTCAATGACGTCTACCTTGATGTCCGGCAGTTCTTCGGTGATCATCTCTTTGGCCACGCTGGCGGCCTGATACGCCCCGCTCCCGATGGAGGTCATGGTGATGACCACCATCTCCTTGGTGCGCTCGTACAGCTCCCGGAACATGCGCACATAGTCCCCTGGTCCGGGGTTCGAGGTGGTAGGGAGCTGGGTGGCGGTGGGGAGCCACTGGTAGAACTTCTCCCGGCTGATGTCGAACACGTCGCGCAGGGTCTTGTTGCCGATATTGATGTAATAGGGGATGAGGTGGATATTCAGCTTGCTGACCAGCTCGTCGGGAATGGAGGCAGTGGTGTCGGTGATGATGGCGACGGGGCTGCGGCTGGACAATACATTTGGGACAGACATCGAAATCAAACTCCTTCAAATCTCTGCAAAGACCGCCGGCGAAACGGTTGGGCCGGCGCGTCTCCGGATATTCACAAAGCATAATAAGCCAGGTCGTGGAATTTGTCCACTCCTGGCTCAGTGGTTCACCAAAGCCGGCTGGCCTTGTGGGAACGGACGGGGATCAGACCCGCCCAAGGAGGAATTCCACGGCCTGACCCACGGTTTTGATCTTCTCGGCCTCTTCATCCTCAATCTGGCCGCCAAACTCGTCCTCGAACGCCATGATGAGCTCCACCAGGTCCAGTGAATCCGCCTCCAGGTCCTCGCGGAAGCGCGCTTCCATGGTAACCTTGGACTCATCCACGCCGAGCTGGTTGACGATGATCTTCTTCACTCGTTCAAAGATTTCCTCACGCGTCATGGTCATGGTTCTCTACCTCCAGAGATTGATGCGATGTGACACATGGCTGACAACATGTAAGGAAAGGCAGGAATAGTGAACGATAGAACGTGTTCTATTGTAATCCCCTTTGCGCCGGCTGTCAACAATGCGAGGACATCGTGCCGTTGGCGGTTTGACAAGGCCCATGCCGGCGGGTATGATGGGCGTACCGCCGGCGGCCGGCGACTGGCCCATACTTCCACCGTATTATAACCCCATTCCGGCCCGAGCGTTGCGCCCGCCGGCATTCCGTAGCAGGAGAAAAGGATTGACCACTTCGCACCGCCAGCGGAAAGAAGACCATCTGCGCATCTGCCTGGAAGAAGATGTGGCGTTCCGTTATCCCTCCAGCGGGTTCGAGTTGGTGCAGTTGCCCCACCTGGCCGCGCCGGAAATGGCCTTGGAAGATGTGGATATCTCGACCCGCTTTCTGGGGCATGCCCTGCGCGCTCCACTGCTCATCTCCTCCATGACCGGCGGGACCGAATGGGCGCGCACCATCAACCGCAACCTGGCGCAGGCCGCCCAGGAGCTGGGGATTGCGCTGGCCCTGGGTTCCCTGCGCGCCGCGCTGGAGGATGCGGCCACCATTTCCACGTACCAGGTGCGCGATATCGCGCCGGACGTGTTCCTCTGCGCGAACCTGGGAGCGGTCCAGCTCAATTACGGGTACGATCTGGAACACTGCCGGCGCGCGGTGGAACTGATCGGCGCCGACGCGCTCATCCTGCACCTGAATCCCCTGCAGGAGGCGCTCCAGCCGGGCGGCAACACGAACTTCCGCGGTCTGCTCGACAAGATCGCCGCGGTGTGCGCCGGCCTGCCCGTGCCGGTCATCGTCAAAGAGGTGGGGTGGGGCATTTCGGGCGAGCTGGCGCGCCAGCTCCATCTTGCCGGCGTGGCGGCGATCGACGTGGCCGGCGCCGGCGGCACCTCCTGGAGCCAGGTGGAGATGTACCGCGCGCCGGATGAGTCCGCCCGACGCATCGCCCAGGCCTTCGAGGATTGGGGGATCCCGACCGTCCAGGCCCTGATGGAAGCGCGGCGCGCCGTGCCCGGGGCGGTCCTGATCGCTTCCGGCGGCCTGCGCAGCGGCGTGGATGTGGCGAAGGCCCTGGCGCTGGGGGCGCAGTTGGCCGGCATCGCCCATCCGCTCCTGCGCCTGGCGACCCAGTCCGCGGAGGCCGTCATCGGCTATTTGCAGGAGATCATCCAGGAACTGCGCATCGCCATGTTCTGCACCGGCTCCCGCACCCTGCGGGACCTGCAGAACCTGCCGGTTGTGGTGCGGAGCGCGCCGGCGGTGCACCGCGCCGGCACACAACAATGATGGGATGCAGACCATGAATGCCCTGCGCAAGGCCATGGAAATGTATTTGCCATTAGTAGAGGAAGAACTGCGCCGCGCGGTGGCGGCGCCGCACCCCAGCGTGGAGCGCTTCTACGGGATGATGCAGTATCACATGGGGTGGCGGGACAGCTCCCTGGCGCCGGCGCAGGCCCCGACCGGCAAACGCCTGCGCCCCCTGCTGTGCCTGTTGAGCTGTCAGGCGGCCGGCGGAGACCCGCAGATGGCACTGCCGGCGGCCGCCGCCATCGAAATCCTGCATAATTTCTCCCTCATCCATGACGATATCGAGGACAACAGCGCCACCCGCCGGCACCGGCCGACGGTGTGGAGCCTGTGGGGCCAGCCCCATGCCATCAACGTGGGGGATGGCATGTTCGCCCTGGCGTATCTGACCATGGGAAGCTTGACGGAGCGGGGGGTGCCGGCGGAGCGCGCCCATCGCGCCGAACGGGCTTTCCAACGGGCGTGCCTGACGCTCACCGAGGGGCAGTTCCTCGACATGTACTTCGAGGAAACCTTCGCCATTTCCGAAGAGGATTATCTGCGCATGATCCGTGGGAAGACGGCCACCCTGCTGGCGGCTTCGGCGT
This genomic window contains:
- a CDS encoding polyprenyl synthetase family protein, which encodes MQTMNALRKAMEMYLPLVEEELRRAVAAPHPSVERFYGMMQYHMGWRDSSLAPAQAPTGKRLRPLLCLLSCQAAGGDPQMALPAAAAIEILHNFSLIHDDIEDNSATRRHRPTVWSLWGQPHAINVGDGMFALAYLTMGSLTERGVPAERAHRAERAFQRACLTLTEGQFLDMYFEETFAISEEDYLRMIRGKTATLLAASAYIGGALAGVPEETAGLLYAFGDALGMMFQIQDDILGIWGEEAVTGKPCGSDILQRKKSLPLVYAVRRLQEIGDAAAQERLKEVYHSPEVPAEAVQEVVTLLDAVGARAYCEELAGRYQQEALIHLERLAREPFVDQEGITALRELTHYLMGRQS
- the acpP gene encoding acyl carrier protein, translated to MTREEIFERVKKIIVNQLGVDESKVTMEARFREDLEADSLDLVELIMAFEDEFGGQIEDEEAEKIKTVGQAVEFLLGRV
- a CDS encoding type 2 isopentenyl-diphosphate Delta-isomerase; translated protein: MGVPPAAGDWPILPPYYNPIPARALRPPAFRSRRKGLTTSHRQRKEDHLRICLEEDVAFRYPSSGFELVQLPHLAAPEMALEDVDISTRFLGHALRAPLLISSMTGGTEWARTINRNLAQAAQELGIALALGSLRAALEDAATISTYQVRDIAPDVFLCANLGAVQLNYGYDLEHCRRAVELIGADALILHLNPLQEALQPGGNTNFRGLLDKIAAVCAGLPVPVIVKEVGWGISGELARQLHLAGVAAIDVAGAGGTSWSQVEMYRAPDESARRIAQAFEDWGIPTVQALMEARRAVPGAVLIASGGLRSGVDVAKALALGAQLAGIAHPLLRLATQSAEAVIGYLQEIIQELRIAMFCTGSRTLRDLQNLPVVVRSAPAVHRAGTQQ
- a CDS encoding [LysW]-lysine hydrolase, with amino-acid sequence MIDPVSLLQEMVRIYSPTGQESELAGLLVSRMQELGLRAYLDEVGNAVGELGEGRRTLMLLGHMDTVSGYIPVRLEEGRLYGRGAVDAKGPLAAFIMAAARQGPPADCRLIIVGAVEEEGCSRGAHHLVPRYRPDAVIIGEPSGWEHITLGYKGTLSVNYRLRRPRGHTAGQGETPAECAVAFWNAVADYTSAWNAGKARQFDMLTPTLVSICTESDGFQEQVEMHINLRWPLGVDIEEVRAWIEERAAPAELTFGTCEPPYRADKNTPLVRAFLQGIRAVGGTPRFKLKTGTSDMNVVGPAWECPIAAYGPGDSNLDHTPEEHILIEDYLRAIAVLEQVLARW
- a CDS encoding aminotransferase class III-fold pyridoxal phosphate-dependent enzyme, with translation RGFHGRSMGSLSATHNPKYRKPFEPLVPGFTHIPLNKLEMAEQAITEETAAVIVEPVQGEGGVRPAEPAFLQGLRRLCDERGALLIFDEIQTGMGRTGKMLALEHAGVVPDILCLGKGIGGGVPMGAIVLGPKVAPLKPGLHGSTFGGNPLACAASLATLQVLEEEGLPQRAAEKGAYAFRRLEALHDAPMVREIRGLGLMIGIELKCKSRPYLDVLHERGIMALPAGPTVVRLLPPLMIPDDDLEYVLDTVIDVLGQTLQVGDEEDD
- a CDS encoding DegV family protein; the protein is MSVPNVLSSRSPVAIITDTTASIPDELVSKLNIHLIPYYINIGNKTLRDVFDISREKFYQWLPTATQLPTTSNPGPGDYVRMFRELYERTKEMVVITMTSIGSGAYQAASVAKEMITEELPDIKVDVIDTRQVAMAQGWSVIEAARAALAGASLQRVIEITRQTAARAMMIQTADTLKYLYMGGRIGRAIHLVGTLLNVKPLIGMEDGEITAYGQARSRSRAYDKMISLLTERFGAGARLKVAYIHAAAPEEVQELRRKVERAFQCVESLVSELSPALGVHSGPGTTGLAVVPEP